CCACGGAACGGACCTCGGCGCGACGGCGGTGGCGGAGGCGGCGGCGCTGGTCGAGGGCTGGGCGTCCATCCATGCGGCCAGCGAACGTGCCACGGGCGCAAAGACCGCGACGCAAGAGGCGAAAAAACTGGCCCGCGAACATCTCCAACTGATGCTGTACCTGAACGTGGTGAAGCTGATGGAGCTGTTCCCCCGCCAGCCGGAGCGCTGCGGGCTCTACCTGCAACAAAGCTTGCTGCATCCGCGCCCGCGCCGGCCCACGTCCGACGCGCCCGCCGCCGCCACGGTGCCGGAGACCATGCCCCTTTCCCCTCAGAACTCCGGCTAGCTATCTTTCATCCCGCGCGGGATGAGCGAAGACGCCCAAAGCCCGCCCGAGCCGGAACCCGGAGGGTTCAAAGAGTGTAGCCGGTTCGGTCGCGAGGGGCACGGGGCGCGACCACCGGAAAACCGCAGAAAAGAAGATGCACCCCGCAGCGGGTGCCAGAGAGGTAGTACAGATAATCCAAGCTCAGCGATGGCGCAGAGCGTCATTCTGGAGCGTGGTTTTGGCCCGGACTGAGTCTTCTCATCAAAGGCACTTTTCCCAGCCCTCGGAATCTTCGCTCCCGAAACTCCCTCCGGTTGATCTTCCAGTGCCAAGATCAACACAGAATGGGTGCCACTGGTCATCGGGGGACCATGCGAGTCCCTTCACCTCGCCCTGATCGACGCGGAGTTGATCGAACCCGTCCCACGAAAGCCGCCGCGTATGCCAGACGATTCCCAGTGAACCCAACCGCACAAGAGCGAGGCCTTGCCAACTGAAGATCCAGCCAGTGGGCTCCTGTACTTCCATTGCTGCGTCAATCGCGGGCAGCAACAGTTGCCCAACCCTTGTGTCTGGATTGACGACCCAAAGATCACCAGCAGCAATGATGACTGCGTCCCGCCCGTTCGGATGCATCCCAGCGAGATTAATTCCTCCAAGCCCCGGCTTGAAGTTGCCGACCCAGGTCCCCACGTCGGTCTTGAACTCCACAACCTTGCCTTCACGTCCAAGTCGCCCCCATTCGACGGGGAATGCCGTTGGCATAGGACCGTAAGCGGGTAAACCGGGAAGTAATGTCAAATGGAACATGGCATTTAAGGCCGACACTCTTCCTGAACGAACCTTTCTTTCCTTCTTCCCGCTGGCGGGTTGGTTATCATGCTGCCGATCATCGGCGGGATGGCCCCGCCGGTCAATGGGAAAACTGCGCAACGGGCCGCCGCCACCTATATATATATTAGGTGGAGCCGCCCAGGTTACGGCTGGGGTTCGGCGGCGGGCGCGGGGGCTGGGCATTCGAGGAAGCGCATCCAGGAGTCGCCGTGGGTCAGGCGCTTGCGCTCGTGCCAGGGCGGGACGAGGGTGAGGGTGTCGCGCTTGGCGTGGCCCAGGACGAACAGGCCGCCGGGGGCCAGGAGGCGCGGGAGGTCGGGATGGTCGAGCGTTTTTTGCGCGAGGGAGCGGGAACGGCTGCCGATGTTTTTCTCGCCGTAAGGCGGATCGGCCATGATGAGGTCAAACTGCACCGCCGAGGCGGCGAGCTGGGGGATGGCGGTGAAGACGTCCTGCACGCGCACTTGCAGGGAGCCGACCGGGAGCCGGGCGGCGTGAAAGTTGTCGCCAATGAACCGGGCGTGCCGGCTGGAGAGTTCGATGCAGAGCGCGTAGCTGGCCCCGCGGCTCAGGCATTCCAGGCTCAGCGCGCCGGTGCCGCCAAAGAGTTCCAGGACGCGCGCGTCGAGCACGCGCCCGCCGAGGCTGTTGAAGACGGCCTGCCGCACGAGGTCGGGCGTGGGGCGGACGTCCAGCCCCTTGGGGACTTTCAAAATGGTGTTGCCCGCGGTGCCGCCAATGATTCGCATAGTTCAGTCGTGCAGGTTGAATACGGTCTTGAAGTTGCCGGGCCGGTCGGTGCGGAAGGCGTGCTCGATGGCGGCGCGGTAGTCGGCCAGGGGGAATTGGCGGCTGACGAGGGGCTTGAGCACCCCCTGCCCGGCGCGCAGGTATTCCAGCGCGAGTTCGATGGTCTTGAGGCGGCGGCCGTCGGGCAGGTTTTCGTAGGCGTAGGCGTAGGTGCTCTGGTGGTGGAGTTCCTTGTACCAGAGGCTCGTCCAATCCACGCCGCTGGGCACGCCCGGCATGCCCACCAGCAGGATCATGCCGCCGGGGCGGGCCAGGCGCATGGCATCGTCGAGGGTGGCGCTCAGGCCGACGCAATCCACGACGACATCCACGCCGCCGAGGACGACGGGTTTGCCGAGTTCGGGCTGGTAGATGCCGCCGGAGCCGCGCAGGTCGCCGGTTTGTTCGAGGACCCATTGGTAGGTCTCGCGCGGGCCGCGCAGGCCAAAGCAGAGGTCGGCGCCCAGGGTGCGGGCCATCTCCGCCTGGTGCGGGAATCGGGCGGTCGCCAGGATGCGCCCGCGCCCGCCGGCCATGCGGTAGGCGTGGATGAGCAGGAGGCCGATGGTGCCGCAGCCCATGACGAGCAGGGTCTGGTCTTCCTGGCGCGGGAGTTTGAGCGCGGCGTGCAGGGAGCAGGCCAGCGGTTCGGCCAGCACGGCTTCCTCATCGCTCAGCCCCTCCGGCACGGCCTGCAATTGGGTGTGATGAGCCACGACGCTGGCGCGGCTCCAGCCGCCGCCGGTGCCGGCGCAAAAGCCGGTCTGGAACCCGGCGGTCATGCTGCCTTTGAGGATGTTCTCGCAGTTGGCGTATTGCCCGCGCGCGCACGGGCGGCAGAGCGGCTTCATCCCGCGCACGGCGCAGCCCAGCGCCGGTTCCAGCACGACGGTCCGGCCCGGCTTCCATTGGGCGGGGACGTCGGGCCCGGCCTCGACGATTTCGGCGACCAGCTCGTGCCCGAGCACGAACGGGGTGGAGACGAAGGGGGAAAAGTAGGGGGTGCCCTTGCAGGCGATGGTGGAGAGGTCCGAGCCGCAGATGCCGCTGAGGCGCGGTTGCAGGCGGACCCATTCACCGTTGGGCAGCGGCGGCGGCGCGAGCCGGGTGAGCCGGATGCAGGAGAGCGCGCCCGTGACTACCGAGGGCCAGCGGCCGGAGGTGTTGCGCACCAGCAGCCAGCGCGGCACGGAACGGATGTATTGAACGGAATCGGCTAGGTCCATGTTTCGGTTTTCCAATTGCGTTGCGCGGCGACGCGCAGCAGGCGGCGGTCCGGGTTCACGGCCACGGGATTCCCGGCGCATTCCATCATGGCCAGGTCGCCAATCGCATCGCCCAGGGCAAACGACTGGGCCAGGTCCATGCCGTTGGCCCGGGCGTGCTGGCGCACGGCGGCGGCCTTTTGCGCGCCGGTGAACGGCTCGCCTTGCAGGCGGCCGGTGAAGCAGCCGTCCTGTTCTTCAAGGGCCGGGGCGAGGCAGTCCGCCTGGAAATCGCGGGCCATCGGTTCCATGAACAGATCGAGGCCGCCGGTGACGAGCACGAGTTTGACGCCCTCGCTTTGCCGCGCGCGAATCCAATCCAGCGCGTGGGGGAACAGCTTGGGCTTGATGCGTTGCTGGTAATAATCCGAGGCCAAGCTGCGGACCTTGGCCACGGAGACGCCGCGATAGTTGGAGTAGATGGCGACGTTGGAGGCGCGGCGGCTGAATTGATCCACGCACCACCACCAGGGAGCGCGCCCGGCCAGGCTGGCCAGCCAGAGCCAATTCCACGGCGGCGCGAGCGTGTGTACCTTCATCCAGACAAGCGGCGTGACGATGGTGGTATCCGTCAAGGTCCCGTCCACATCGCAATACGCGGCGCGGTACACGGAAGAAGAGGATGCATTCACAGCCATAAAAGACGTTGCCGGGCTTGCCATCAGCGGATGGGCGGCAAGTCCGCCAAAGCTTCCACCCGTTCGCGCAGCAACGCGGCTGAACGGCGGTAGAGTTCGGAAGCCGCGACCGTCTCCCGCGCCGACTTGAGCGGCGCAAGGTCCACCGGGGGACCAATCCGTACTTCCACCCGCCCTGGACGCGGAAAACGCCGTCCTTTGGGCCATGCAGCATAGGTGCCCTGCAACCACACCGGCACCAACGGCACATCCAATTCCATCGCCAGCACGCCGATGCCCGGCTTGAACGGCTGTAATTCGCCGGTGATGGTGCGCGTGCCTTCCGGGAAGATCAATAAGGCGCGCCCGCTATCCAAGACCGTCTTGCACACGGCCAGGCTTTCCGCCGCGTTCGCTTCGCGGTCCAGCGGCAGCGCGTTCAGGAAGGTGGTGAAGAACCAGGCTTTGATGCTGGAGTCGAAGAAATAGTCCTTGGCCGCCATGGCGTGCAGCTTCTCGGCGTGCGGCCCGAGCACCTTGCGGATGGCGGGCAAATCCAGGTGGCTGGAGTGGTTGGCGACGATGATGTAGGGGCCGGTCTTGGGCAGGTTTTCGAGCCCGCCGCCGCGCACCCGCACGTGAACATCCATGACCAAGTTGAGGACGGTGTCCCAGGACTTGCGCAATACACGGCGCCCGGCCGTTTGCTGCATGCCCGCCTCCAACACGTCCTTCCGCACATGGGCGCGCTCCCACAGGGCACGTCGGCGTTGCGATTTTGTCTTCAACGCATCACTGCCTACGGCCTCCTTGACGAGCGCGGTGACGTCCTGCACCGTGAAAATACGTGCCTCAGCCTCGCCGGGGAACGTGACGCCAAAACGGACTTCGATCATTTGCAGCAAGTCCACGCGCCCGATGGAATCAATGCCCAGGTCCATCTGCAACTTGTGCGCGGGCGAGATATCGGCGGGAGCAAGGTTGCCGGCCACCCGAGCCACGAGGCGTGCGACTTCAATCTCCACCGCGTTTAAGTCTGTAATCACCTCGGGGGCAGCTACCGTTAAAGCGGCGGTGGCGGGGGCGGTGAATTTCTCCACGACTGCACCGGTATAACGCGCCCGGACTTTGCCGCGCTGCACCTTGAGCGTGGACGTCTTCGGCAACTCTTCGGTTTGAAATTCGACGCGGGCAATCCGCTGGTGGCTTGGCAAATCCCGAGTGCGATGCGCGACTTCGGCAACGATGTTTTCCTTGTTTGCCCCGGCATCCAACACCAGCACGGCGGTCACCTCTTCCCCCTGGCCGTTGCGTCCCGGCAAGCCGACGACGCATAGTTCCTTCACGCCAGAAAGGTTCTTGAGATAATACTCCACATCATCCGGATACACGTTCTTGCCTGCACTGGTGACAATAATATCCTTGAGCCGTCCGGTAATGTGCAAGTAGCCCTCGTGGTCCAGGCGCCCGAGGTCGCCGGTCTTGAACCAGCCGTTTTCCATGACCGCCGCCGTGGCGGCGGGATTGCGCCAATACCCGTGCATGATCGAGGGACCGCGCGCGAGCACCTCGCCGACGTTTTCCTCGTCGCCCAGGTTCTGAATGCTGATCTCCATGCCGGGAATCACTGAGCCAACCGAGCCGGCCTTGGCTCCCACCATGGGATTGACGGTAAGCACCGGCGACGTTTCCGTAAGGCCGTAGCCTTCGCAGATGGTGATGCCGAACCGGCGGAAAAAATGAAATATTTCCGGATCCAACGCCGCCCCGCCGGAAACAAACGCACGCACATGACCGCCGAAGGCATCATGCACTTTGCGAAACATTTTCGGGCGCATCGTGTTGCACCCCACGACTTCGCCAAGCAGGCAGGCCATCTCCCCCGCCTCCAGCGCCACCCGTCCCTTCACCCCCGCTTGCTCAATGCGTAGGCGGATGCCATCCATGAACAGCTTGAAGAGGCGCGGGACGCCGATCATCACCGTGATTTCATTCAGCTTCATGGTGTCCAGGATTTCCTGGCCGCGCAGCACCTCGAGGTGATGCACGGTGGAACCGCCATACATCGGAATAAGGAAACCCGCCGTGAACTCAAACGCATGATGCATGGGCAGGACCGAGAGAAAACGATCACTCTCCAGCGGTTCGAGCACTTCCGCCACCGCCATGGCGTTGGCAATGAAGTTGGAGTGATGCAGCATTACCCCCTTGGGATCGAGGGTGGTCCCGCTGGTGAACAGGATCGAAGCCAGGGTCTCCGCCGATGGTTCCCGCAATGTTCGGTTCGCAACGTCCGCGGCAGTGCCGGGCACCGGCCACTTCTGGCCATCAAACGGGGTTAATCCCGCGAGCAGATTCAGGCATGGCGGCAGACCGTTCCCTTGCCCCAGATGTCCCGCTCCCTGCTTGAAAAGATTAGGTGAAATGAGGATCGCCTTAGCCTCGGTGAACTTGAGAATACGCGCGATCTCGGCGGGTGGCATGGTGCGATCCAATGGCACCACCGTGGCTCCGGCACGGGAAACCGACAAATAGCCGAGCGCCCATTCTGGGCAGTTTTCACCCAGCAACGCCACACGATCCCCGGCGTGCAGATTCAATCGCGCTGCCAGCAGTCTGGCCTGATCTGTGGCACGATCATACATTTCCGCGTAGCTCAACCGCACATGAGCGGGCCCATTCTCGGGATTGGAACGCCGAATCTCAGCCATCGGCTTGTTTCCAAATCGTTCCTTGCCGCGCAACGCCAGTTCCACAATGGTTTGCGGTACACCCCGCACACTCACAATGGCACGCCGCTTTTGTCCCGCCTCCTGCTCTTCCTCCAGCAACTTGCCCTGACCGGCCCCAGTGCGCGGCACCTCTTCCATGCGCAGGATATTCCGCTTGAGACCGGGAATATGCACATCCTGCAAATAATTGCGCCAATGGAACCGGCGGGGGTCAAAATTGAATGCCTCGCGTTCCTCAGGCACCAACGACTGCAGCAGTTCGGCGGCGTGTTCGGTTTCAAACCGGCAATCCAGATTCACATACGGTCCGTAAATATCCACGTAATAGATCAACTGCTCAATCTTGGAGATAATATTCTTCAAGCGAGGCCGCCACTTGCGGGAGCCGGGAACGGGGACGCGATTGACAATGGCCAGCGCCAGTTTGGCCGGGCGTAAATAACGGTTCAGCATCATGCGCCGATAATCGGGCACGCTGCGAAACTTCCATTCCCCAAGGATAATGGGCTTGCCGGCACGATCCGTGAACGGGTGTTTAACAAAGTAATCCCGGACGTTTTCGTAAAGGCTTTCAAACCAAAGCGGATTCTTGCTGGAACTGGCAACCGTGAACAGATCGAAGCCACCCGGTATCCGGGCGATATGCGCGCTGGCGGCGAGGATACCATTTACCACGAAATCCGCCGGGATAATGTCCAACACGATCTTAAGACTGGCGGGAAAATCGGGCAACCGCCCTTTGCCAAAGCCGATGATGATCGGGTCCGCCATGCGCAAACCATCCAGCCAGCCAGGTTCTGGCTCGCGCAGCGAGGATTCGATGATGGAAGGGCGTACGATGACCGTCGGGATACGGCCATGATTCTGGTAAATCAACTGTTCGCCGAGGAACTTGGTGAACGTATAAGTGTCATTCCAGCCAAACTGCTGAGAACGTTTCATGCCGGCGACCACCAAGCGGGCATTGAGCAAATCGCGCGATTCATCGCTCTTGACCTCCCATCCCTGGCGTTTGATTTCCTGCTGGCACTCGGCTTTGACTTCCTCGACCAACCGGTTCAAGTACGCAATTTCCTCGACGACCTCAAAGCGCTCCGGGCGTGGTGAGCCAGGGGGCATTTGTGCGTGGATGGCCTCCAATGGGGTGAGCAATTTTTCCGGCACATTGCCGGTTCGCATACCACTTACATACGCGGTGGAGACGTGAACGTAGATGGCATTGGCTGCCCTGGCCAATTCCAGGAGCCGCATGGGGCCCATGGTATTCAGGCTTAACGCCAAATCCAGCCGCTCATCAAATACCACCGTGGCCGCACTGTTAATGATGACGTGAATCTTCCCGGCCAACTCGGCATAGGCCTTTTCATCGAGCCCCAGTCGCTCCATGGTCAGGTCGCCCGTGATGCACGTGATCTTCTCTTCACAAAAACGCTCAAAATCTTCGCCGA
The Verrucomicrobiota bacterium DNA segment above includes these coding regions:
- a CDS encoding RsmD family RNA methyltransferase: MRIIGGTAGNTILKVPKGLDVRPTPDLVRQAVFNSLGGRVLDARVLELFGGTGALSLECLSRGASYALCIELSSRHARFIGDNFHAARLPVGSLQVRVQDVFTAIPQLAASAVQFDLIMADPPYGEKNIGSRSRSLAQKTLDHPDLPRLLAPGGLFVLGHAKRDTLTLVPPWHERKRLTHGDSWMRFLECPAPAPAAEPQP
- a CDS encoding zinc-binding dehydrogenase, whose translation is MDLADSVQYIRSVPRWLLVRNTSGRWPSVVTGALSCIRLTRLAPPPLPNGEWVRLQPRLSGICGSDLSTIACKGTPYFSPFVSTPFVLGHELVAEIVEAGPDVPAQWKPGRTVVLEPALGCAVRGMKPLCRPCARGQYANCENILKGSMTAGFQTGFCAGTGGGWSRASVVAHHTQLQAVPEGLSDEEAVLAEPLACSLHAALKLPRQEDQTLLVMGCGTIGLLLIHAYRMAGGRGRILATARFPHQAEMARTLGADLCFGLRGPRETYQWVLEQTGDLRGSGGIYQPELGKPVVLGGVDVVVDCVGLSATLDDAMRLARPGGMILLVGMPGVPSGVDWTSLWYKELHHQSTYAYAYENLPDGRRLKTIELALEYLRAGQGVLKPLVSRQFPLADYRAAIEHAFRTDRPGNFKTVFNLHD
- a CDS encoding HAD-IB family hydrolase, producing MAVNASSSSVYRAAYCDVDGTLTDTTIVTPLVWMKVHTLAPPWNWLWLASLAGRAPWWWCVDQFSRRASNVAIYSNYRGVSVAKVRSLASDYYQQRIKPKLFPHALDWIRARQSEGVKLVLVTGGLDLFMEPMARDFQADCLAPALEEQDGCFTGRLQGEPFTGAQKAAAVRQHARANGMDLAQSFALGDAIGDLAMMECAGNPVAVNPDRRLLRVAAQRNWKTETWT
- a CDS encoding AMP-binding protein; the protein is MNNINEPLSIRRFFAGKHVLLTGSTGFLAKAVMEKVLHDLPDIGGIHLLIRPRLKPDGSRVDARERLHEEILRNSAFGRLREKFGEDFERFCEEKITCITGDLTMERLGLDEKAYAELAGKIHVIINSAATVVFDERLDLALSLNTMGPMRLLELARAANAIYVHVSTAYVSGMRTGNVPEKLLTPLEAIHAQMPPGSPRPERFEVVEEIAYLNRLVEEVKAECQQEIKRQGWEVKSDESRDLLNARLVVAGMKRSQQFGWNDTYTFTKFLGEQLIYQNHGRIPTVIVRPSIIESSLREPEPGWLDGLRMADPIIIGFGKGRLPDFPASLKIVLDIIPADFVVNGILAASAHIARIPGGFDLFTVASSSKNPLWFESLYENVRDYFVKHPFTDRAGKPIILGEWKFRSVPDYRRMMLNRYLRPAKLALAIVNRVPVPGSRKWRPRLKNIISKIEQLIYYVDIYGPYVNLDCRFETEHAAELLQSLVPEEREAFNFDPRRFHWRNYLQDVHIPGLKRNILRMEEVPRTGAGQGKLLEEEQEAGQKRRAIVSVRGVPQTIVELALRGKERFGNKPMAEIRRSNPENGPAHVRLSYAEMYDRATDQARLLAARLNLHAGDRVALLGENCPEWALGYLSVSRAGATVVPLDRTMPPAEIARILKFTEAKAILISPNLFKQGAGHLGQGNGLPPCLNLLAGLTPFDGQKWPVPGTAADVANRTLREPSAETLASILFTSGTTLDPKGVMLHHSNFIANAMAVAEVLEPLESDRFLSVLPMHHAFEFTAGFLIPMYGGSTVHHLEVLRGQEILDTMKLNEITVMIGVPRLFKLFMDGIRLRIEQAGVKGRVALEAGEMACLLGEVVGCNTMRPKMFRKVHDAFGGHVRAFVSGGAALDPEIFHFFRRFGITICEGYGLTETSPVLTVNPMVGAKAGSVGSVIPGMEISIQNLGDEENVGEVLARGPSIMHGYWRNPAATAAVMENGWFKTGDLGRLDHEGYLHITGRLKDIIVTSAGKNVYPDDVEYYLKNLSGVKELCVVGLPGRNGQGEEVTAVLVLDAGANKENIVAEVAHRTRDLPSHQRIARVEFQTEELPKTSTLKVQRGKVRARYTGAVVEKFTAPATAALTVAAPEVITDLNAVEIEVARLVARVAGNLAPADISPAHKLQMDLGIDSIGRVDLLQMIEVRFGVTFPGEAEARIFTVQDVTALVKEAVGSDALKTKSQRRRALWERAHVRKDVLEAGMQQTAGRRVLRKSWDTVLNLVMDVHVRVRGGGLENLPKTGPYIIVANHSSHLDLPAIRKVLGPHAEKLHAMAAKDYFFDSSIKAWFFTTFLNALPLDREANAAESLAVCKTVLDSGRALLIFPEGTRTITGELQPFKPGIGVLAMELDVPLVPVWLQGTYAAWPKGRRFPRPGRVEVRIGPPVDLAPLKSARETVAASELYRRSAALLRERVEALADLPPIR